The DNA window ggaacacttttgttttctaattttttaatcagaAAATAAACGTaagatttttgtttttaaaaattttatttttggaaaacaaaaatgcgttatTAATGATTGTGAAGGAATGTATTGTTAATAATTCCACATGTActgaaactattaaaaaaacacccaataatttatttagtactttattaagtatttGAAAtacgagaaaaaaaaaataccattaaAGCAATATCTCTAAGAAGTTGCAAATGGATCTGCAGGATCACTAATCATTGATGGTTCTAAAACCGTTAAACATACATTACATGCAATAGTACCTAAAAATACTACTGTCGTTGGTTTTCTTTTCGATCTTTACGCATTTCACTGCTCCACCAGAAATTCCTTATGCCCCTACCGTACTCTAGCTTGGTAGTTTCCACCGCCTATCTAGGGTTGAGCCTTGGGATTTGACGGCAGACTTGAAAAGCCACCTACAGACACTTTACGCCCAATCATTTTAAATAACGCTTGCATCCTTTGTATTATCACGGCTATTGGCACAAAGTTAGTTGATGCTTATTCCCCATGTACCGTCATTGCTTCTTCCCCGGGAAAAAAAGTTCATGACCCGTAGGCCTTCTACCTCCACATAGCATTGCTCCGTCAAGCTTTCTCCCATTGCGAAAAATTGCTACTGCTGCTTCCCGTAAGAGTCTAGGTCGTGTCTCAGTCCCAGTGTGGCTGATCATCCTCTCAAACCAACTATCGATCATCGCTCTTTACAGGGTATTAGTAGTTGTTTCCAGCTATTGTTTCCCTCCCAAGGGCAGGTTCTTACGTGTTACTCATCCGTCTGCCACTGGAAACACCACTTTTCTTTAAACTTGTATGTGTTAAGTCAATAAAAGTTGACTGCAAATAGCCTGGACAACGACTAAGCAATCTATCGCGAACGCCACCTTCCTCCATTAAGCAATAAAATGCTAAAAGCACTAGTGGTGTCTAACACCCTCCAAAGTGTCAAATTGTTATTTGTGCAATTAAGTATGGATCTCATAcaatttaatacaataatttTTATGGAACATAGCTAATCAATCACAAAATGCCGCCTCTAAGTGGTGTTAGCACCACTGGTACCTAATAGCTTAACGATGCTTATAGACTATGTAATGAGATTTTTCTACTGTAACTTCTCCACAATCCAAGACTTGGTAATCAAATTCGTACGAGAAAGGAAACAGTTTAAAAGTAAAAGACAGTGATCTGAAATATTTCAGTACCAACCAAGATAGAAAAAGTTTTCTATTGAATAACTGTTTATAAGTGATGAATGAGTATACATGAATATGCTGATAGCATCATCAAAATTGTATATAAAAACAGGTTTAACCAGTTCCACTTCAAGATTATTGGAGAGAAACTCAAGTGAGGATAACTGACCATATGATCTTGGCAAACTGTTTTACAGGGTTGAAATTTGCTCTTTTGATCAGCATTCAGTAAACCTGTCTAACCAATCCAATTTTGTTTTGGAGGGTCTGATAAATACAATCTCAACAAGAATTTAGGAATCAAAGGCCAGTTTTCCCAAAGCGGTCCCAGTTGGAGTTTAACATACCCCAAACTTTCTCATCAACTCTATGCTCTCTGCAATAGTTGAACCTGAAGTTCCAACAAATCCAAGCGAAGCACAGCTGCAAATGGTTTCCTCCACGTATAGAAGCACATCGGGTAAGTTTGAAGGGCCACAATGCTTGGTCACCTTACTATCAACATCACGAATTTCTGGAAGAAACCCATAACTCATCCCGTGATTTCCTTCCACAAGTCTTTTTGATGTTTGTACAACCAACTGATCACTCTCTTTGAGAAAAAACAGTTTAAACCGGCGTGAATCTTCAGCCAAATCACCCAAGTAACTTCCAGTCCAATTAGCTTCAGGAAGATCAGTCATCACAAAAATATGAATAGGATGAAGACTCTCTCCAAGAGATTCTATTTTCTGTTTTAATCCCATAAAAGTAGTCTTCCAATGGTTCTTGAACTGTCCATCTAGTAATCTAAGCTGTGCACAAAGGAAAGGAGCTTGAATGGTCTCACGAGCAAACTTCTTTCCTGCACTTACAATTTCAGGGACAAATGGGAGAAATTCAATCTTATCAATCAGATTTTGTACTCTTTGATCTCTTGGGGATTCATGTATATCAATGTATGACTCTGAACCTTTGTAAGGAGCAGTAAAAAGACTACCAAAAGCCAACACAGTGGCAGAGTCAGCTTCAGAACCAGGTCCGAGATGCTTATACACATCTCGCCGTCTCCTAACATAGgaaattttctttttccttttgagCTGATCATCAGGTTGAAAAGAATCCAATGCTCCATCCTCATTTCCATTTTGATATGTCCAAACTGTAGTTCTGCAGTCTTCATCCACAGCATATAAACACTTAGCTACACTACCATCAAGCCCAGATAAAAAAGATCCACATTGTTTTAGGCTATCAAACAAAGAATATTGCCAATCCAATTCATGGAAACAAGTACTATCTATATCCAAATTGCACCACAATGAAGCAAAGATCCTAAAATCTATGACTCTAACTAAGGATGAAGAAACTAAAGATGAAATGTCAATGATGTCAGCCATGGAGACATACCTACAAGAAAAGGGAGATACATGATTACGAATAACATTTATATAAATCACAATCACCACAAACAAGCAATTTAAAAAAAGGATCCTAACACCATTAAATTCGATTTCGATCACAGAAATCAATCCGACCGAACAAGGGGTTAAGTGAATTTCTCGCATTGGTGttataaacatgaaaaattaaacaaaacccAATTGAACTGTCACCCTAATCTCAACAAACAAAGGTTCAAATCGAAATGACATACCTCTTGGTGCGAATAAGGTCAACGACATGATCCCAAACCGTGAAGCGAATCTGATTCGGTTCCAAAACTCTGAACTTGGGGCAACTACCGAGAGCAACGGCATGGTGATCCAAAATGGGAGGAATAAGTAAGGTTCTGTTCAAAATGGCAGAGATTAGAAGGGCGTTCTTGAACTCGGAGAGCTGGTTGCTGAAACCACTGTGGGGGGCGTACCAGAGGAACTTTTGTCCATGGAATGAGTTGCAAGGGGAAGAAGATTTGGAGAGAAGGGATTTAGGGGTGAGAAAGtagtaagaaagaaagaagaggaagaggCAGAAGAGAAAGGTGAGGGAGAGTAGTGGGGATCTGAGTGAAGAAGGTCTCTTGGAGTTGGATGGCCATGGTGATGGTCTGGTGGCCATAGCTCTGTTTGGGTTCAAAACATTCATCATCGCTCTCATTTTTCTCTTTCATTGCTCTCTTACCCAATTAGGCTaccaacttattttattttatttaaattaaataataactatatgttattttttgattggtatatttaaatttatttttttaaaaaaataaaaatttaataacttgTACTAATCagatatttataaaagttttaaaattataattaaggtATTATTactgttaaaaattaaatttaagtatttatttataataaattaaaattaaatatttataaaaaaatgtaaaaaaaaatgaaacaaatTCAATCAAACAAGTTCATAATGCACCTTATTTCAAAAAAACACAATCATAATGCACCCTCAAGTATTAGTTTACACAACTAATTGATGAGATAATGTAGAGTAGGCTACCAAGTTATTATACACAATACAACACTTGTATTTCTCACTTATATTTGatgaaatgttttttttttcattagattttaatatatatttaccaTTAATACATACAAATTAGAACAAATAGGATTTCTTTTTTCCAAATTATAACCCTCTtgattgttcaaaaaaaaaaaaaaaccctcttaaactctttttttaaaaatatttttgttacaatattaattatatgatgTTAATTcgatatagtttaatatatatttagaagTTAATACTGTGATTCATCTATATGTTTTTGGTGCTACATTAAGAAATTTTAAAGGTGAGATTGTTGTTgatatatcaatttttttttgagagatgcTTAAAATTGGAAATGATGTAGACAATGATTTAAAAGTATGGTTTGTAATAgtcaaataatttttatattttatacttCGGTTCACTTTAtagagattaatttttttatggtgGTTATAGAATTGCAATCTACTCAAATTAATGTTTctgatttttattgtttttcagcAGACATTTCTCTTTTAGTGTCAAGTTTTTCAGGAGTGTTCATATTTTAGTCATATGTGAATATTGTTGTTCATATTTTAGTGTCAAGTTCAATACAATTCTTTTATGGTAGTCAAATGATCGTTcatgtttattaatttatatgaaTATTGTTGCTAATTAGCtaaatatcttttttctttGGACACTGAATATATATGGTTGGAGGAATTTACACCTTCTCCAATGTCTTTGTATTATGaatcttttaattaaaaaagtagcattgtatttaaaaaaaaaaaaaaaaaaaaaaagcacctAGCTATTGCTATTAGTTAGCATTTTTAAATTATGATAATCCATTCAAGAAACATTAGAAgagggaaaaaaaattattgaatttgTTTCTCTTACGAAAATCAcatgtttttattattaatcgAACCTCCATTCTCAAATTCATATGGCCCCCAATTTCATTACATGTGGTCAAacgtttttattttctttctttttttcacaTCCATTTCTTTTACGATTAAAATTACTCATGCAAAAatgtacatatttttttaatagaaaatataaagatTTAAACACTTAAAAACATGTTTCCAGATGTAATAAGAACAAATAAATGAAAActcaaaacaaaaattttcATTCGAGCAAAAGGGGGGAAAGAAAATTGCAGTTGAGAAAAAACACGACCACATatgaaaaaaaacaacaaaaaacgtTTCCATATATAACTCAATTTCAATATGAATTCCTTAAGATAAACAAAACTTCATAATAACATAACTCAAAAAACTCACTCAACAGACAAAATTGATTGCGACTGCCCTTAGTACTACTTGTTGTATATAAGATAGGAAAATATACACGAGTTCATGGAGAATGTGAAATAGGGAAATATAACCAAGTGAATGGCCTACTATCACCCTACATAAGCAAACACTTATGGGTCTGAAATCTGAATGAAGAACTATAAACAAATAACTGAAGGAGCAGACGCCAAGGACAGATTCAAATaccctttttcttctttcttttcagGATATATAACTATACTACATAGCCTAAAGCCCAACACCTAaacaaagtttaaaaataagaaaaagaagcTAGATTTATTAGTTCGATCCCACAAAGAAAAATTAAGATGGAAAGCCAAACCAGACTGCACATATTATTAGTCTTGTATTAACAGTAACCTGTAGTGCTTATCACCACTTGGCTGATCTACAATCCTAGTTTTAGGGATCATTTCCATTTAAAGTGCATGGATTGGGCTGCCACTAGAATTCATGTTTGAACTGCTAGAGCCAGGATTTGCATGGAATGCTGACTGCCTAGAAGAGCCATCAAGCAGCTTCAGAGAGAGAGGTGAGGGACCATCATCACCGATAGACTCTCCTAAACTCAGTTTGGACATGCCTACAAGCTCATCAACATTGATTGGGCTCTTTGAATGAACTGCTGTTGGCTTCAGCACCTCGTGAGTCTCTTTGTTTACGTCTGTGTCGTTATCATAATGTGACCAAACTGGAACTGGATATGGAAAAAATGGAGAAATATATGCAGGATATATCACCGGATAGCAAGACTGAGGGCTATTATCAAGCTTTGGAGGTGCAGGTTCTCCATCATTTGAGTTGGTTGAATCCATTGATTCACATTCTTCATCAAGAGCAGGGGGATCAGGCAAGGTGTTATCGCTTTGAACTTCTTGTTGTGGATGGTTAACAGACAAGAAGTCTCGAGGCACCATCGAAGCATCAGCTGCCTGTAAAAAGGGCAATGATAGCATATTAATATACGTCATCTTTGAAGATCAACTAAAAAATTAGACATAAGAAAAAATGACATGAAAGAAGGTACTGACTTCATCTGCTATAATATCAAACAAGCTCGATCGTCTTTTTCTCCTGGAGACATTAGTTTGCCTAATGAAATATTTCTGGGCATGGCTTGCCACTTGGGTAGGTGTCCTTGAGATAACATAGTTCCGGGCAATTCCACGCCAATCACCTTTCCCAAGCTTCTGCAATCCAAGTAGAAACATCCTATGTTCCTCCTCAGTCCAAGGAACACCTGCAAACTTAGAAATTAATAGATATTCCAAAGACAAATTGACGTGTATGGTACAGCCAACAAAAGTAATTATTAGCTTTATCTCCTGTTATAATCCTTATCTTGAAATTTCTtggcaaaaaaataaaacaatattataCTACAGCTACAAGAAGCACAACATAAGACATTTATACAAGACAAAATCTTCTTCCATGCTTACTTTTACCCAGTTATCACACCAGCCAAAGCTCAAGGACATCTTGTACTTCCAGTAAAAAAAATCCACTTCACTAAAGAgacaatatatacatttaaaatcACAACTCAAAGCACTTGAAACTCTACATTTAACTTCAACTTGTATTATCCAAAGAAAACTGTTCATAAACAAATTTACTGTTCCAGTCAAATTATTCataagaaaataacaacaaaatccCAGGATTTATGATATGACAAACAAAATCCGATTAAaactagttaaaaaaaaatattaacttggTTGCTTCTACTCTAAGTTCCAAAGATGTACCAACACATAGTCAAAATTTCCAAAATGAAAATCTCAACTAAACAACTTTACTGAAAAAACAATAATTTCAGCCTGTAAGCGTGTGAGTGTGTGTAAATACATATGAACCGAACCTTTTTTCCTTTCACGACAACTGGAAGACGACCCGGGAACGAAATCCTCGGAAGCGTAACCATCAGCAGCAGCACCGTGGTCCGGTGTGTCACCGGGAGAACCCGGAACATTAGGTCCACCCTGTAAAGCACCCGAACCCGACCCAGCATAGTGGCTGAGATTTCCCATACTAGCACTCTTTCGGATCGACCCGTCAGTCAATCGGACTCCGAAAAGCTTAACTCCACGATTCGGGCACGTCCTCGAGTTGTGTCCATTGTGGCAGCAATAGGAGCACCGTCGAGTCATGGCTTGGGAACTCAAATCAGAGTTCCACCAACAAATTCAAGATTCAGATCGGCAAAtgttagggtttggtttggtttggtttggtctGGTCAGGCTTTCTTTTTTCCTCCTACAAATCTTTCTTTCTAGGTTATGGAAACAATTCGGATCCGGATCCAAATATCCGAATTCACGTGATCCGATACGATTATTCGGGTTAGGGCTTTAGCTAAAGTATGATTGTCGATCTCCTCAGCTTTCGCAGttgggaagagaaagaagaaatggAAGATGAAACTCTATATCCATATAAGGATAAAGGGAAAATGATTCGCTACATCTCATTTCACCGTTTCCAATAGTGGACCCTTCAATCATCACCGTTCAGTATTCTGACACGTTTAATTATAAAGTCTTTCTCGACGACTACGCAATTGTTTTTGTCATTTTCCAAACATTATCCTAATAAATCGTTTACCTTTCCATTAAGACAAAatcgcttttttttttttttttttttggtttttaagacattatttttttttttattaataatgatgtCTTTTTTCCaattcataaattatatttaccctaatatatatatgctttttttatttgtttttcattATCAAATTATTAGTACTCGAGATACATAAATTTTatcaataatttataattttttaaaataaagttTCAAGTAATATCTAAGTATATATAGAAGAGTTTATGaacttttcaaaaaataaaacaagtgggcaaaaaatatatagatctatattaatacttattttccatatattattaatttaatttattttgcatAGTGTATATTGTACTTATATTGAATATgctatgaaattttaaaaaattctaatgaacttatattataaaaaaaaattaaattatatttcaagcTTGTAAAATTGTATATGTGTAATGCACACTATTTAATACATGTTTTCGACTTGCtttaagaaaatacatatttttgatataatagattatttttaattacttaaaaaaaaattctaaatagctataatatataataatataatttatttattttttttttagaaaaatctagTATAAGATGTTGGTAAATCATAAAATAACTCCTTTAGACTATCATCAATGGGAGATATATTCATTGTGTTGTATttgatataaaaaataattttattatatattaaagtttttataaaaatattaaattttgagtaaaaatttacaattttactgtcacacggaattttttacaaaatattgtttttttataaaacaatcgtaaaacaacaaaaaagaacaattaaaaagtgaaacaactaaaaaataatcgaAGAACAACAGTGTAAACTTAATGtagtacacagtataaaacttacacagtatttttttaaaaaaattctgccccatattaaaaaaagtaaaaaaagttTGAAATTTCAGTGGTGTAAAAATTCCTAATATATTTACAACAATATTTAGCATTTTACTTCAATGcacaattataaaattatacaaaaattaatatttgattgatactctttaaatattttattgaaaatataaaataataatgcttttttttttataaatataaaaagtttattattttatattatagcTAAATAATTATAGCATAATAAAAATGAcataaaactaaatataaaaGTAAACTGTGTATTGTGatgtaatttttgaattatgttaaattaTGTATCAAATTTGACACAAGTACAATATTTGACACATTATTGGagcataatttttacaaaataaattatattttagcaATGCATCACCAATGCTTTACTAGGGTTGCACATTGAGCAGGTAGGTCGGGTTTTGAATTTTTTGGGTTTCGATCGGGTTTAGTAGGTTCTACCCAATAtacctaaatttttttaaaaaaatatatatttttttaaaataattataaatttagatCTAATCTCCTCAGCACTCACTCCCATCatcagacaaaaaaaaaatagatctaACCTCCCCTCTCtccctcatatatatataaatatatacacaacatataatatatatacgatACATACACTGTAAGAAGAAgcagaagagaagaagaagatacaGAAGAgaagggaagaagaagaagcaaaaTAGAAAAAGAAGATGCATAagagaagaataagaagaagaagttgCGTGAGGAGAGGAAGGGGGAACGGGATGTCGTGGATCGTGAGTGTTACATTTAGGGTTGGATTTAgtttaacttatatatataataagaaaaaacataATGTATCGGGTGAAGGTTTCACCTGAAACTCAATATTTAAAAATGCCAATCCAATACCCGCCTGGAATATCATTCGAGTGGCACCCGAACctaattgttttaattatttttttagtaccgAGTTTAACGAGTTCAAGCTAGGTGGGTGCACTGGGTGTGGGCCGAGATTTTGAGCCTAAATGTTCAACCCTAGCTCTTACTAGACATTCTCTTATGTTTTATATAGCAATTATATTTTTGCTTATACTTGGACCACGATTATTAGGTTTGTAAATTTGTAATGTATTAATTGGTTAACTTCTCCCTTTCTATATTAGGTAGTTTGGGTAGCTAACtgtttggtttttcttcttttcataGAAATTATGCCTAAGAAGATTCAACAAGATGAGGTTGAGATGGCAGAGGAGATTCTGGAGCAGAAGGATGCTCCGAGATTGGTTTTGAATGATAGACTATGGGAGATGGACCAACAcgtaaataaattcaaaatatataataatttaaggaAGTACGAGACCCATCGAGGTCTTCAAAGTGTTTTGGGATTATTATGGAATAAGCTTTCTATTCATGGAGAGAAGCCTAGTAAGCGCACAGATAGGGGCTTCGACATTTGGAGTTAGGCTCACGTGAAAACGGGTGCGCACCTTATTTTAAAGTGCTATTTTGCTAATTTATGCGTTGTAGTCAGAGTGGTGCCCTTCCAGTTCATCCTCTAGGTATATGAACTCTTGTCAGGATAGTATATCCTTTGTGCTCATCACAACAAAACTACGCCAACATTGGAGGAGATCTTGTATTTTTAGAAGATTAAATCCCAACCCATTAGGGGTCACAAGGAAAAAGTGAGCTTCCATCGATTGGAACGCCATTCTAAGATTATAGCTTGTCCCGTGAGTTCCATGAAGTACACTCATGATTTTTGGTAGGGGTGTATGTCGGTCGGTTTATGCTATAATTTTTTCAACCCAATATAAAGATCGGGTTacaaaaatttaagtgcaacatgcccaattaagaaaaaaaaatagtaacttgCCCAATGAAATTGGTCAGTTTGGTCAGGTTAACCCGTCCAAACTGACCACTaatatttgtttttaaattttttttatttttacattcaattgttatattttagttacTTGTTATAATGagacaaatatatatagattgaatTTAAAGTTCAAATCAATCACCATAAAAAATACATTAGTttcaactttatattttttaaatagtcatataaattatgtgatatataaaaatatattataaaaacatataaatatatataaaaaaaaaccccTCTTAATCGAGTTGGTCGAGTTAGTTCGGGTTGATTAGACTAGTTGGTattattttcaacccgcccaatataAAGATTGGGTGGGTTATATTTTGGTTAGGTTTTTCGATTTGTATTGTTTAGTGGGTTATCTCGGTTTGGTTTAGGCAAGATATTTAGGTTGGACagtttacaaaaatttatgtaCAACCCTAATTGCTGGGACTACTAGTTCTATACCTCTGGCTTCCCACTGAAGAGAGTCCCTACACTCAGCCTGGACTTTAACACAACCATTAAgtgttttttcttttccttaatTTCACTTCCTGTTTTcttccttttatttttattttttaatgattgTTCTGTTTCTTCTAGATTTCCTTCCCCAATTGCCCTTGACTTTGGAACTGgaggaaaaatatatttttacaagTCTTTACTACCTAAGGAATTACAAGTGGGCTAGCTTGTGACTACTGAGAATCTCTAGAAGGTGGGACTTATTGCGCCTCATCAAAAATTTAACCACATTTTGGTGAAGGAAACCGTTTAGGAGTCCTCAAAGGGGATCCAGAGGTGGTGAAGGAGGTTGTTGCAGTCATTACTGCTGAAGAGGCCTTAAAAGCTGCGAAGGATGATGAATACTAGCTAGCTGACTAGAGGAGTAAATATTTTTAGAAGATTTAAGCGAGGTTGAAGAGCTCACTATTCGCTTCACGGACGTAGTCCCAAATGAGGGTGCACCGGGAGCAAGTAATTCCGGTAGTGGTGAGACACCCTTTCATATAATTAGGGCTCCTTCCTTAACAAACTTAGATAATACTGACCAAGGGGGCTTTgacctatattttttaaattttgatcaaAATAGATATTCTTGCAATGATTTCATAAATAAAGTAGATTGCATTATAAGGAGTCTCAACCATTTCGTTCCACCAGTGCATCATCACGTTAGGGTGGGCGAATTTAGTAAAATTTACTTCCTAGGATTCTTCCAGCACAAGACTAACTTAGACCGAGAGGATATGCCCTTTTTGGTAGAGGGAAAGTCAATTATACTAAGATAAACGGTTTGGATCCATCTGGAATATTATCTAATAGCTTGTAGTTGTAATTATATTTGATATAATTTAACATGAtgtgtatttttatttgttCCTTACAGAGTAACCTGCTATATTCTAAATGAGTCTGCTCAACAACATCCTAGATGCTATCAACTCTAGATCTGATGAAGTCTGTGAGGTGACCAAGGAAGGCAAAAGTAAAGACAAGAAGAGACAAACCTCTAGGAGTGGATCTCATAAGCCAATACCTTCGGCATCGAGCCAGGAGGCTACTCCAAAGGCTTTAGCCTCGAAAGACTTGTCTACTTCTGTCATTGACCTGATAAAAGTTGTTCTTAATATGGCAGCATTGCAACAAGTTCCTATAGGGAACATTGAGGAAGACAGCTCGAATTGTGACGGACAAGTCTTGGTTCTCAAGAAGTAGTCCAGTACTACAGATGGAGGGGCCAATAAAAAGGCAAGGGTGGAGACTAAAGAAAAAGTCCAACAGTTGGCTGCCACAAGGAGAGAAGCTACTAAATCTCACTTCTGAAAGGGATCTGATGTCTCCGAGGGTGGAAAGCCAATCAGAAGGAGCACTCGCACAACCAAGGACAATCAAGATGCGCCTCTACCACCCCTAACACCCAAACGCATTCCTGCCACTACCACACAACTGTTTAGGGAAAAGACGACCTTGCCTCCATTACCT is part of the Cannabis sativa cultivar Pink pepper isolate KNU-18-1 chromosome 5, ASM2916894v1, whole genome shotgun sequence genome and encodes:
- the LOC115717138 gene encoding O-fucosyltransferase 30 translates to MRAMMNVLNPNRAMATRPSPWPSNSKRPSSLRSPLLSLTFLFCLFLFFLSYYFLTPKSLLSKSSSPCNSFHGQKFLWYAPHSGFSNQLSEFKNALLISAILNRTLLIPPILDHHAVALGSCPKFRVLEPNQIRFTVWDHVVDLIRTKRYVSMADIIDISSLVSSSLVRVIDFRIFASLWCNLDIDSTCFHELDWQYSLFDSLKQCGSFLSGLDGSVAKCLYAVDEDCRTTVWTYQNGNEDGALDSFQPDDQLKRKKKISYVRRRRDVYKHLGPGSEADSATVLAFGSLFTAPYKGSESYIDIHESPRDQRVQNLIDKIEFLPFVPEIVSAGKKFARETIQAPFLCAQLRLLDGQFKNHWKTTFMGLKQKIESLGESLHPIHIFVMTDLPEANWTGSYLGDLAEDSRRFKLFFLKESDQLVVQTSKRLVEGNHGMSYGFLPEIRDVDSKVTKHCGPSNLPDVLLYVEETICSCASLGFVGTSGSTIAESIELMRKFGVC
- the LOC115716369 gene encoding transcription factor MYBS3 is translated as MTRRCSYCCHNGHNSRTCPNRGVKLFGVRLTDGSIRKSASMGNLSHYAGSGSGALQGGPNVPGSPGDTPDHGAAADGYASEDFVPGSSSSCRERKKGVPWTEEEHRMFLLGLQKLGKGDWRGIARNYVISRTPTQVASHAQKYFIRQTNVSRRKRRSSLFDIIADEAADASMVPRDFLSVNHPQQEVQSDNTLPDPPALDEECESMDSTNSNDGEPAPPKLDNSPQSCYPVIYPAYISPFFPYPVPVWSHYDNDTDVNKETHEVLKPTAVHSKSPINVDELVGMSKLSLGESIGDDGPSPLSLKLLDGSSRQSAFHANPGSSSSNMNSSGSPIHAL